In the Gemmatimonadales bacterium genome, GCGTAGACGAGCGGAAAAAGTTGGTCGAGCGCGGCGGCATCGCCGTCGCTGACGCGGGCGAGCAGCTGGGTAACCGGGCCGGAAGGTGCCATCGGCAACTCGTGTCGGGAAATCAGGTATGCCTTCGCAAATATACCAGTAGCTCGTGACCGCGCCATGTTGGTTGCGCGTCGATCTGTTCCGACTCGAAGGAGGAGCCCCTATGCGTACGACGACCCTGACACTAATGCTGACTCTGATCGCAGGGTCTGCCGCAGGGCAGGCAGCGCCGGACTTGACCAATCGCGGTCGGCCAGGGAGCGGGTCGACCACTGCCGTGCCCCTGCACACGAACCTGGGCATTCACAGCTATCGGGTACGGGCGACCGATTCGGCGCAGCGCTACTTCGATCAGGGCCTGCGGTTCCTGTGGGCATTCAACCACGCCGAGGCGGCGCGGTCGTTCCGCGAAGCGGAGCGACTCGATCCGTCGTGTGCCATGTGCCCCTGGGGCATCGCGCTCGCGCTGGGACCAAATATCAATGCGCCGCTCGAAGCGGCGAATCTCGACACGGCCCGGGCCGCGGTGGCGCGGGCGCAGCGGATCCAGCAGACCGAGGCGGAGAGCCGGTTGATTGGTGCGCTGGCGGCCCGCTATGTATCGAACGACCCGGCCGATCGCGCCGCCGATGACAGCGCCTATGCGGAACGGCTCCGACGGGTGGTCGACGTCGCGCCGGACGACCTCGAAGCCCGGGTGCTCTACGCCGATGCCCTGATGAATCTGAGCCCCTGGAACTATTGGACCAGCGACGGTTTGCCCCGACCGGCAACCCCGGTGTTGCTGGAGCAGCTCGAGCACGTGATGGCAAGCAATGCGGCCCACCCTGGAGCCTGCCATCTCTACATCCACGCCGTTGAGGCGGCTGATCCCTATCGGGCGCTCCCGTGTGCCGAGCGTCTGGCTGCCCTGATGCCCGGCGCAGGCCATCTGGTCCACATGCCGGCCCACATCTACATTCGCGTCGGCAGGTACGCAGATGCGATCGAGGCCAACCGTCATGCGGTGCATGCTGACGAGACCTTGCTCGAGGGACCATCGGCGCGCCGCCGCGGCGGGATCTACGCCTCCGGATATTACCCGCACAACCATCACTTCCTGGCCTTTGCCGCCAGTATGACGGGGTCGAGTCGGCTCGCCATCGAGCATGCCCGGGCCGCGAGTCGCGGGGTCGACCCGGAGGTTGCGGCTGCGATTCCCTGGATCGATGCGATTACGCCGGTTGCGTACTGGACCCTGGTCACCTTCGGACGCTGGGATGAGGTTCTGGCAGAGCCGCTTCCTGCGCCCAACCGTCGCTTCACGACCGGCATGGCGTACTATGCCCGCGGCGTCGCCTTTGCCGCGAAGCGCCGCTGGCCCGAAGCGCGCGCGGCGCTCGACTCGGTCAGCCGGATTGCCGCCAGCCATCCGGAAGGTGAGAACCGGATTGCCCTGGAGATCGCCGAGCACGCGCTGCAGGGTGAAATCGCAGTGCGACGAGGCGCGCTGGCGGAAGCGGTCCGCGAGTTTCGGGCAGCAGTCGCGCTCGAGGACCAGTTGCCATACACCGAGCCGCCGACCTGGTACTACCCGATGCGTCACTCGCTGGGCAAGGCGTATTTGGCGCAAGGCAGGGGGGATGCGGCCGAGCGTGTCTATCGGGAGGACCTGGCGCGGTTTCCCGACAATGGCTGGGCGCTGTACGGATTGACCGCGGCGCTCAAGCTGCAGGGCCGCCTCGATGATGCCGCCGACGTGCTGCAGCGGTACCGGGCCGCCTGGATCCATGCTGATGTCAAACTGACCGGGTCGCGTTACTGACCCTTGGAATGAGGAGTCGAGATGCGAGTGTTTGCAGCAGTGTCCCTGATCGCCGGGGTGGTTGGCTGTACAGCGGCGCCGGAGTTTCCGGCGCCCCCTGCCGGCAGCGCAATCGTCACCTTCGCATTTGCAGCCAGCGGTGACACCATGGATGTGTTGATCACCGACAGTGCGACAGTTGCCCGGGCAGAGCAGCGGGTCGAAACAGGAGTCGGGGCAGCGATGCCGCTGGGGCCGATCGTTCGCGGGGTTGGCTCGGATTCGCGCTATCCGTTCCACTACCTGGCCGACGAAGTCCGACTGGTCGATCTGGCGATGGAATTGTGCGACGGGCGTCCGATGCGCACGCCGGAAGCGGTCGATGCGTTCATCGAAGGCGCCACCGGGAACCGGCATGCCAGTCGGGCCACCTGGTGCCCCTGGGGGGCTCAACCGATTGCCGTCAGGCGCGCCGATCAGGCGGCGATGTCTCCGCGCGCAACCAGGAACTCGCCGGGAATTCGATAGCCGTCGGCATGGCGGAATGATGCGATGGATTCGAGGTACTCCCGGTGCACCGCGGCCCGTGTGCTGTCGTCGAACCGGGAGTATGCCATTGCAACCGGCCCACCGAGAAACGCCGCCGCAAGCGCAGCTTCCGGAGTCTCGTACTCGAGAGTGCTTTCGAGGCGCTCGACGGCTTGGACCGTAAAGCCTACCGACTCCATCCGGGCCTGCAGCGCATCGCCGGTGCCGAGTTGAAAGAAGAGTGGACAGACCTCGCTGCTGACTCGACGCTCGACGATGGGAAAGATCTCGGCCCAGCCACACCCCCGCCGCTCGCCCCAGACCGCGGCGACAAAGCGGCCTCCGGGGCGCAGCACCTGAAAACCACCGGCCAGAGCCGCGATTGGGTCGGGGGCGTACATCAGGCCGAAGCCGCACAGGACCGCGTCGAAGCTGCCCGGGTCGAACGGATAGGTTTCCGCGTCGGCCCGCCGGGCGCTGACCCAGTCGAGACCTTGCCGGGCTGCCTCGGCGCTGACGGCGGCGACCATCGCATCTGAAATGTCGGTGCCGGTGACAGACCCCGATGGGCCGACGGCCAGGGCAGCTCGAAGCGTTACCAGCCCGGTGCCGCAGGCAAGGTCGAGAACCCTTTCGCCTGCGCCGAGCGCAGCCAGCGCCAGGAGACGATCCTGGGCCGGGCGGAGCGGAGCGGCCCAGCCACGTTCGTAATCGGCCGCGGCACGATCCCAGCCGTAGCGCTGAACCCGGAGCTGCAGTCGGGGGTCCATCAGACCTTCTCCGATCCGCGGATCTCTATCGTACCTGAGAGGGGCACCGGATTGGCCAGGTTGTCGAGCCAGGAGCTGGTTCTGGTGCCGATCTCGAGCCAGCGCCGGACCTCGGCTTCGGGCGAGGGGCTCTCGACGGCAATGTGATAACGCATGGCCAGATAGCCTGGGCGGACCTCCTCCGAGACACCGAGCTCACCTCGGACGTCATAGCCGGCCTCGACAGTCACCTCGAGCCGTGTCAGCACGATGCCCAGGCGGGCGGCCCACATCGAAAGCCCAATGCTGAGACAGGAGGCGACTGCGGCACGACCGAAGACGCCCGGGTTGGGTGCCGCGCCCGTGCCACCGTATTTCTCCGTCATCGCGACTGAAATCGTATGCGACCCGTCGACAACCTGGCAGGCCAGCCCGGGTCGAAGCGTGGCGACCGATCGTGCGGTACCCTGGCCGATGCCAGGACGAAGCGATACGGCCTTCACATTCCGTTCGATGGCCGTTCTGATGTCATCTGCCTCACTCATGGTCACCTCGGATGGGAGTCTGCACAGATGATGCGACACAATCCGCCGGAAAGCGACTTACTCACCGCAGAACAGAGAAAGGTAGAGGCTAGCCTGCCGAATGAGCCCATTCCGCCATGGCCTGCGCGTGTTCAGTAGATCAAGCGTCGCGAGCCCGGGGCTCGCAGGGTTCCGCCTTCTCCGGATCGGCGGTAAGATGACTCAGATTCCTTCCATCGTGTGCACCGACCGTCGCTCCGCTCTGCGGGTGGGGTCGGGCAGACCGGTCAACCCCTCTCAAAACTTATTCAAACCATAGGGGCCATGATGACTATTTCAGACGTCCGCCGTTGCCGGAATGCCTGGCTGCTGCCGAGTCTCCTGGTTGCTGCGTGTGGCGGAGACGGCCCGGTTTCGCCGCCGCCTCCACCGCCGCCCCCGGCAGTTGCCGTCTCGGTCTCTCCCGGAACGGCCACGGTCGGAGCGGGCGGAACCCAGCAGTTCACCGCGACCGTGACGAATGCGACCAATACCTCGGTGACCTGGACCGCGTCTGCGGGAACCATCCAGGCCAACGGCAACAATGCGACCCTGACGGCACCGGTCGCGGGCGGCAGCGTTACCGTAACGGCAACCAGTGCCCAGGACGGGACCAAGACCGGTACTGCCACGGTGACCGTGACGCCGGTGGTCGTTGGTCTGACCCCCGCGCAGGCCGAACTCGATCGGGGCGGTAGCCAGAACTTCACCGCCACGGTGACCGGTACCACCCAGACCGGCTTGACGTGGAGCGCCAGCTGCGGCACGGTCGACGGCACCAGTGCGTCGGTGAGCTACACGGCGCCGATCATTGCGGGTCCCTGCACGGTCACCGCGACCAGCGTGCTCGACCCGACCAAGTCGGCGTCCGCCACCGTTACGGTGCGCCCGGACTGGGTCGTTACGACCGCCAATGATCTCGATGACGGTGCCTGTACCCCGTCTCATTGTTCGCTCCGCGAGGCCATCATGGCGGTGAACTCGGCGGCGCCGGCGCCGCCGGCATCCGCGTCAGCTGGCGCGAGGTCAGCAGCGGCCGAAGGGGTCGCCGTCATTCGCCTGCCGAACAACTTACCCGGCGGAGAGATCACGCTGACCTCCGCGCTGCCGCCGCTGTCGGCCTCGGTCTCGATCGAGGGGCCCGGTGCTACGCAGCTTACGGTCAATGCGAATGGGAGCACTGGCAGTCTGCGCCGGGTCTTCCGGATTACGGGCGGCGCAACCGTGTCGATCTCCGGACTGCGGCTGACTGGCGGCGTCGCCGCGGGGGGCGGGGGCGTGCTGGTCGATGGCGCTTCGCAGCTGACGCTCACCGACTCCCGGATCGACCGAAACCAGTCGACCACCGGTGGCGGTGGTGGCATCCAGGTGCAGGACGAGAGCCATGTGCAGCTCGAGGACGTTCGGATCACCGACAACTGGACGTCGGGCGCCAACAGCCCCGGGGGAGGACTCTCGGTCGTCACCGGCGCCTCGGCCACGATGCGGAACGGTGTGATCTCCGGCAACAGTGTTACCAGCGGATGGGGCGGCGGCATCCGGGTGTTCAACGGCACGCTGACGCTGATCGACGTGACGGTCGAGGACAATGAAACGACCGGCAACAGCGGCGGCGGCCTGCTTGCCGAAGGTGTCGGATCGGTGACGGTGACGGGAGGCAGCTTCTTCAACAACAGCACCACGGTTGAAGGTGGCGCCATGCGGATCTCCGGGCGTGCCATGGCAGTCGCGATTACGGGCACCGTCATCGCGAACAACCGTGCGGTTCGCGGCGGTGGCATTACGATCTCGAACGATCCGGCTGCGCAGCTGACCGGTTCGCCTTCGGTGACGCTGACCAATGTGACGATCGAAGAGAACGTGTCCAGTGCGCGGGGTGGCGGCATCTTCCTCTGGGGATCGGCCGAGGTCGACATCACGAACGGGACGATCAGGAACAATCGTTCCGAAGGCGAGTTCGGTGGCGGCGGAATCCAGATGCAGAACACCGGCGTGCTCCGCACCGATGGCACGACGATCGTCGGAAACCGCACCCAGGGCTCGCAGGTCCACGGCGGTGGTGTGTATGCTGCATCAGGGAGCCGGTTGCAGATGAAGGGTGGGGCAATCTCGGACAACCGGGTCGCTAATGGATTCGGGGGTGGTCTCTACACCTTCGGGAGCACCGTTGCCTTCGAGGATGTCACGATTGCCAACAACGAAGCAACCGCGGCCGGAGCAGGCGGCGGAATTGCCGTGCTCGATGGCGCAACGATGACGGTAACTGGAGGTGCGGTCGAGGGTAATCGCTCCCTTGCTGGCGCAGGCGGGGGTATCTTCGGTCGCGCCAGCACCCTGACGCTCTCCAACGTGGCAGTGCGGAACAACGTCGCCTTCATCCAGGGTGGCGGCGTCCAGCTGCTTGGTGCCAACGTGGTCACCTTGACGCAGGTCACGGTCTCGGGGAACCAGGTCACAGGCACTGGCGGCAACAACGGGCTGGGCGGCGGCATCGGGATCTTCAACGACGGTCAGCTTGTTGGGACCGGGGTCGAGATCACGAACAACACCGGAACCGCCGGTGGGGGTGTCTATGCTGCGGGGACGTCACGCTTCGAACTGATCGGTGGAACGATCTCCGGCAACACCGCGACAACCTTCACCGGCGGTGGCCTGACGAGTTCAGCGTCGGCGGTCGTGGTGCTGACTGGCGTGACGATCGCGGAGAACACGGCTGAAACGCAGGGCGGCGGCTTACAGCTGACCGGGAGCGGAACCTCGACCATCGAGCGCAGCACCATCCGCAACAACACCGCCAAGACCGACGGCGGTGGCCTGACGATCGGGACGGCAGGCACGGTGGCGAACTCGACGGTTTCGGGCAACACCTCAACCGGTACGGGCGGCGGCATCTTCTCGACCTCGACCTCGACTGCGACCATTCGCAACGTGACGGTCTCCGGCAATGCCGGTGGCATCGGCGGCGGTCTCGGTGTGACCGGAACCTCCATCCTCCGTAACGTCCTGTTCCTCGGTAACACCGCGTCGAATTTCGGCGGCGGGATCGGCGCCAACAACGCAGGAGCGCCGAACCTCGGGAACGTGATACTGGTCGGCAACCTGCGAGAGGGAGCTGCGGCCAACTGCGCAACAGGGGGCGCGGCGGGTATCGTTTCCGCTGGCACTAACCTGAGTGGAGACGCAACCTGCGGACTGGCGGGCCCCGGCGATCAGAACTCGGTCGCGACCATGGGTGTGGATACTGACTTGGCAGACAACGGCGGCCCGACCCGGACGCACGCGCTGCAAGCAGGCAGCCCGGCCATCAATGCCGGCAACGCCTCGCTGTGTCCGACGACCGACCAGCGGGGCTTCGGGCGCCAGGGCGCCTGCGATATCGGTCCGTTCGAGTTCGGCGGTGTGGCACCGGCCGCTGTGCGGGCTGCAGCTGCCGCGCCGGCCCGCTCGGTGTCGGCGCCACGGCGCCCGGCAGGTGCGAACCTGACGCCTCCCACGGTCGATGGACAGGGAGCCGCTACCGGGGTGCGTCCAACCGACCAGCGCTGATCCGGTACCCGGCTACGCTACTTGAGCCCGCCCGGCACACGCCGGGCGGGCTCAATCGTCTGTCCTGCTTCGATGGCAACGCGACAAGGTGCAGGGTGACGAACCGGCCGGAACTTCGATGATTCGGGGGGCGTTGTCCGATAAGCTGATCCGCTGAGCGCCGCTACGCGCCTCCCAACTCGCGATACCAGGCCTGGAAGGCAACCTCGAGGAAGCGTGGACTGAACAGCATCCACTCACCCAGTGCCTCCGGGAATCGATACGCCGTAGCGGCCTCCGCGGCCGACTGCCCTCGGCCGCGGCTAGCGCGGGCAGCGCGTTCGACGCTCTCGAGCATGCTCAGGTATCGATCGAGATCCGCCGGAGCGCTCATGCTGCCATGGCCGGGGACGTATCGAGCGGCGCCTTGACTGCGCAGTGCCCTGACCGTTGCCGCCAGCGCGGACGGGACGGTGTCCATGTAGTTCGGGAACATCGCGTTCCAGACGAGATCGCCGCAGAAGATGGTGTCGTCAACCGTGACGATCACGTCGCTTGCGGTGTGCCCAGCATGCGGCGTGATGGTGATCTGCCGCCCGCCCAGGTCGAGCGTCGTGTTCCCCGTCGGCGCGATCACGGTCGCTCCGTCGAGCAGGCGGGTCCGGTCCGGATCGGCTGGCTGGTTCCGCTCCCGGGCCAGATCGAGCGTCGCGCGAGTCGCGTGCACGGTGACCGGCGTGCCGCTCACGTTCGTGAATCCCGCCACCCCATTGACATGATCGGCGTGATAATGGCTCAGCACGACGTGAGACGGACGCATTCCCGTCAGGGCTACAGCCTGGTCCGCAAGCCACCTGGCGCCCGCAGGCATCATGAACCCTTCAATGGCCAGCACCCCGTTCGTGCCGGCAATCAGGCCGCCGTTGGACAGCGTGGTTCGATCACCAGTCAGCGGAGTCGAGATCAGGGCCCAGACACCCGGCGCAACCGATTCGAGTCGACCGAACGGCTCTGCGGCGACGACACGGCCGCCCGGCCGGGCCGCCCAGGCCGACCGGGCCAGAGGAGGTAGCAGCGCGCCAGCCAGGGCAATGTGAGCTGCGCAGGAGCAGGTCCCGTGCAGAAATGCGCGACGTGATGACCTCATCCCGGTGTTCCTCCCTGGCTTGGCGTACGACGGTGTCAGAACTCGATCAGCTCGACCATCCGGTCCGTGATCCCGTCCACCTGCGGCAGCGTGGCGTTCATCAGCGCGACGTTATACGGTGTCGGGATGTCGGGAATGGCCATGCGGTGGATCGGGGCGTCGAGCGACAGGAAGGCCTGCTCCGCAACCACCGCACTCACCTCGGCGCCGAAACCGACTGTCATGGTGTCCTCGTGGACGATCAGGCAGCGCCGCGTCCGCTTGACGGACGCCAGCACGGCCTCGCGATCCCAGGGCGAGATGGTCCGCAAGTCGAGCACGTGGACAGCGTAACCCGACTGCTTGGCCGCTGCCTCACAGCGCTCGACCATAGCGCCCCACGTCACGCAGGTGAGCTTGTCGCCCTCCACGACGGTGCGTGCCTTGCCGAAGGGAACCACGAAGCTGTCGCCCGGATACGGCCGCCGAGACCAGGTGCCATCCAGGAGCGCCCGGTGTTCGAAGAAGATCGTCGGGTCGTTGCTGCGCATCGCGGTGCGAATCAGACCGACCGCGTCCTCGGCGTTCGACGGCACCGCCACCTGCCAGCCCGTCGCATGCGCAAAGACGGCTTCGCCACAGACGCTGTGCCACGGATCACCGCACTTCGGCGCATAGCCGCCCGGCATTCGTACCACGATCGGCGCGGCCCAACGGTTGTTGGTGCGCCAGCGGATGGTGCCGCAGTTGTTGAGCTGCTCGGTGGCCGGGTCGGCGTACTTGCGGAACTGGATTTCCGGTACCGGCATCAGACCTGCCAGTGCCATGCCCACGGCACGGCCGATGATGCCCTCTTCGGACAGGCTGGTGTCGAAGACCCGCTGCTCGCCGAAGCGCTCCTGCAGACCGAGCGTGGCCGCGTGAACCCCGCCCTTGGGGCCAACATCCTCACCGAACACCAACAGTTTCGGATTGGTCGCCAGCTCGTGCTCCAGCGCCCGGCGGATCGCGGTGAGCATGTTGATCCGCGGCCCCTCTGGTGCAGGTGTCTCGGTCGTGGCCGGGAACTCGTGAGCCGAGGGCGCCAGTCCGCCGCGGGTTTGCAGTTCCGGCGTGCCATCGTCGTTCCGTTCGGCAAATCGATGCCGAGTGATGCCCTCGCCGGTCGGCTCTGGACGGGCCAGCGCAGCGGCCAGGCCAGCCTCGACATCCCGAGCGGCCTGCGCCTCGATCTCGCCAAGCTGCGCTTCAGTCAGAATGCCGCCCGCAAGATAGGCACGCAGCTTGGGGAGGGGATCGTTGGCTCGCTCGCGATCGAGCAGATCGCCCGGCTTATAGGCCTGGGTGTCCTGCCCCGAGTGCCCGGACAGCCGAGGCACGGTCAGCCGCACCATGGCGGGGCCGTGGCCCTCGCGCACGTACCGGGTTGCCTCGTCGAACAGCGCAGCGGTCCCGGCGGCGTCGGTGCCGTCGCCCTGGGTGATTCGGAGATTCTTGAACGACGCGAGATTCTCGGCGATGTTGGCGCCCGGCGTCTGGAAATGGGACGGCACGGAAATGCCGTAGCCGTTGTCTTCGATATAGAAAAGAACCGGCAGCTTGAGCGTCGTCGCGATGGTGAGCGCCGACCAGAACCCGCTGGTTGCCACGCTGGAGTCGCCGCCCAGTACGCAGCCGATGGCGCCCGCGTACGACCCGTCGTTGAGCACGTCGCGATGGTAGGTAATCGCCTGGGCCCACCCGATCAGCGGGGTGTATTGCGAACCGACGTCGCCGGCCATCGGCAGAACCACCGGGCCAGGCACCGCAGGAAGGTTGCAGACAACACCGATATCGCGCCCGTTGCTGAAACCGCCCGACTTGCCCATCGGCCCCGCAAAAGCATCGTCGATCGGCAGCCCGAGCGCGAGCAGCAGCGGACGCGACCGGTAGTATGCGCTGGCAGCGTCATGCGGATGGTCGAGGTACTGAGCCAGAATGGTCTGCGCCACGTCATGGCCGCGAGCCGTGAACTGGTAGGCGACCTTCTTCTCGGGAACGAGCTTCGTTTCTTCCGTCTCGTCCAGCTGTCGGGACACCAGCGTCAGATAGTAGACGCGCTTCCAATCAATCTGCTTGGTCATGATATCCTAGCGGGCCGGGTCCGAAGGGCCGGACCCCGGCGAGAGGAGGTGAGGTTTCTCGGTGCGGTACGCCGTACCGCGAAAGAGGCCGACGACGCTGCCGTCGGCTTTGGTGACATTGACCTGGTGGTAGAGGATTCGCTTGCTGCGAGACACTTCCTTGGCGCTGGCGATCAGGACGTCGCCCGGTCGCACAC is a window encoding:
- a CDS encoding tetratricopeptide repeat protein — translated: MRTTTLTLMLTLIAGSAAGQAAPDLTNRGRPGSGSTTAVPLHTNLGIHSYRVRATDSAQRYFDQGLRFLWAFNHAEAARSFREAERLDPSCAMCPWGIALALGPNINAPLEAANLDTARAAVARAQRIQQTEAESRLIGALAARYVSNDPADRAADDSAYAERLRRVVDVAPDDLEARVLYADALMNLSPWNYWTSDGLPRPATPVLLEQLEHVMASNAAHPGACHLYIHAVEAADPYRALPCAERLAALMPGAGHLVHMPAHIYIRVGRYADAIEANRHAVHADETLLEGPSARRRGGIYASGYYPHNHHFLAFAASMTGSSRLAIEHARAASRGVDPEVAAAIPWIDAITPVAYWTLVTFGRWDEVLAEPLPAPNRRFTTGMAYYARGVAFAAKRRWPEARAALDSVSRIAASHPEGENRIALEIAEHALQGEIAVRRGALAEAVREFRAAVALEDQLPYTEPPTWYYPMRHSLGKAYLAQGRGDAAERVYREDLARFPDNGWALYGLTAALKLQGRLDDAADVLQRYRAAWIHADVKLTGSRY
- a CDS encoding class I SAM-dependent methyltransferase, with protein sequence MDPRLQLRVQRYGWDRAAADYERGWAAPLRPAQDRLLALAALGAGERVLDLACGTGLVTLRAALAVGPSGSVTGTDISDAMVAAVSAEAARQGLDWVSARRADAETYPFDPGSFDAVLCGFGLMYAPDPIAALAGGFQVLRPGGRFVAAVWGERRGCGWAEIFPIVERRVSSEVCPLFFQLGTGDALQARMESVGFTVQAVERLESTLEYETPEAALAAAFLGGPVAMAYSRFDDSTRAAVHREYLESIASFRHADGYRIPGEFLVARGDIAA
- a CDS encoding OsmC family protein: MSEADDIRTAIERNVKAVSLRPGIGQGTARSVATLRPGLACQVVDGSHTISVAMTEKYGGTGAAPNPGVFGRAAVASCLSIGLSMWAARLGIVLTRLEVTVEAGYDVRGELGVSEEVRPGYLAMRYHIAVESPSPEAEVRRWLEIGTRTSSWLDNLANPVPLSGTIEIRGSEKV
- a CDS encoding right-handed parallel beta-helix repeat-containing protein, translated to MMTISDVRRCRNAWLLPSLLVAACGGDGPVSPPPPPPPPAVAVSVSPGTATVGAGGTQQFTATVTNATNTSVTWTASAGTIQANGNNATLTAPVAGGSVTVTATSAQDGTKTGTATVTVTPVVVGLTPAQAELDRGGSQNFTATVTGTTQTGLTWSASCGTVDGTSASVSYTAPIIAGPCTVTATSVLDPTKSASATVTVRPDWVVTTANDLDDGACTPSHCSLREAIMAVNSAAPAPPASASAGARSAAAEGVAVIRLPNNLPGGEITLTSALPPLSASVSIEGPGATQLTVNANGSTGSLRRVFRITGGATVSISGLRLTGGVAAGGGGVLVDGASQLTLTDSRIDRNQSTTGGGGGIQVQDESHVQLEDVRITDNWTSGANSPGGGLSVVTGASATMRNGVISGNSVTSGWGGGIRVFNGTLTLIDVTVEDNETTGNSGGGLLAEGVGSVTVTGGSFFNNSTTVEGGAMRISGRAMAVAITGTVIANNRAVRGGGITISNDPAAQLTGSPSVTLTNVTIEENVSSARGGGIFLWGSAEVDITNGTIRNNRSEGEFGGGGIQMQNTGVLRTDGTTIVGNRTQGSQVHGGGVYAASGSRLQMKGGAISDNRVANGFGGGLYTFGSTVAFEDVTIANNEATAAGAGGGIAVLDGATMTVTGGAVEGNRSLAGAGGGIFGRASTLTLSNVAVRNNVAFIQGGGVQLLGANVVTLTQVTVSGNQVTGTGGNNGLGGGIGIFNDGQLVGTGVEITNNTGTAGGGVYAAGTSRFELIGGTISGNTATTFTGGGLTSSASAVVVLTGVTIAENTAETQGGGLQLTGSGTSTIERSTIRNNTAKTDGGGLTIGTAGTVANSTVSGNTSTGTGGGIFSTSTSTATIRNVTVSGNAGGIGGGLGVTGTSILRNVLFLGNTASNFGGGIGANNAGAPNLGNVILVGNLREGAAANCATGGAAGIVSAGTNLSGDATCGLAGPGDQNSVATMGVDTDLADNGGPTRTHALQAGSPAINAGNASLCPTTDQRGFGRQGACDIGPFEFGGVAPAAVRAAAAAPARSVSAPRRPAGANLTPPTVDGQGAATGVRPTDQR
- a CDS encoding MBL fold metallo-hydrolase, whose protein sequence is MRSSRRAFLHGTCSCAAHIALAGALLPPLARSAWAARPGGRVVAAEPFGRLESVAPGVWALISTPLTGDRTTLSNGGLIAGTNGVLAIEGFMMPAGARWLADQAVALTGMRPSHVVLSHYHADHVNGVAGFTNVSGTPVTVHATRATLDLARERNQPADPDRTRLLDGATVIAPTGNTTLDLGGRQITITPHAGHTASDVIVTVDDTIFCGDLVWNAMFPNYMDTVPSALAATVRALRSQGAARYVPGHGSMSAPADLDRYLSMLESVERAARASRGRGQSAAEAATAYRFPEALGEWMLFSPRFLEVAFQAWYRELGGA
- a CDS encoding pyruvate dehydrogenase, with the protein product MTKQIDWKRVYYLTLVSRQLDETEETKLVPEKKVAYQFTARGHDVAQTILAQYLDHPHDAASAYYRSRPLLLALGLPIDDAFAGPMGKSGGFSNGRDIGVVCNLPAVPGPVVLPMAGDVGSQYTPLIGWAQAITYHRDVLNDGSYAGAIGCVLGGDSSVATSGFWSALTIATTLKLPVLFYIEDNGYGISVPSHFQTPGANIAENLASFKNLRITQGDGTDAAGTAALFDEATRYVREGHGPAMVRLTVPRLSGHSGQDTQAYKPGDLLDRERANDPLPKLRAYLAGGILTEAQLGEIEAQAARDVEAGLAAALARPEPTGEGITRHRFAERNDDGTPELQTRGGLAPSAHEFPATTETPAPEGPRINMLTAIRRALEHELATNPKLLVFGEDVGPKGGVHAATLGLQERFGEQRVFDTSLSEEGIIGRAVGMALAGLMPVPEIQFRKYADPATEQLNNCGTIRWRTNNRWAAPIVVRMPGGYAPKCGDPWHSVCGEAVFAHATGWQVAVPSNAEDAVGLIRTAMRSNDPTIFFEHRALLDGTWSRRPYPGDSFVVPFGKARTVVEGDKLTCVTWGAMVERCEAAAKQSGYAVHVLDLRTISPWDREAVLASVKRTRRCLIVHEDTMTVGFGAEVSAVVAEQAFLSLDAPIHRMAIPDIPTPYNVALMNATLPQVDGITDRMVELIEF